From Streptomyces asiaticus, one genomic window encodes:
- the rplL gene encoding 50S ribosomal protein L7/L12, whose product MAKLSQDDLLAQFEEMTLIELSEFVKAFEEKFDVTAAAPAAVVAAAPGAPGAAAPAEEEKDEFDVILTGAGDKKIQVIKVVRELTSLGLKEAKDLVDGTPKPVLEKVNKEQADKAAESLKGAGASVEVK is encoded by the coding sequence ATGGCGAAGCTCAGCCAGGACGACCTGCTCGCGCAGTTCGAGGAAATGACCCTCATCGAGCTCTCCGAGTTCGTGAAGGCCTTCGAGGAGAAGTTCGACGTCACCGCCGCCGCCCCGGCCGCCGTGGTCGCCGCCGCCCCGGGTGCCCCGGGCGCCGCTGCCCCGGCCGAGGAGGAGAAGGACGAGTTCGACGTCATCCTCACCGGCGCCGGCGACAAGAAGATCCAGGTCATCAAGGTCGTGCGTGAGCTGACCTCCCTGGGTCTGAAGGAGGCCAAGGACCTCGTCGACGGCACCCCGAAGCCGGTCCTCGAGAAGGTCAACAAGGAGCAGGCCGACAAGGCCGCCGAGTCCCTCAAGGGCGCCGGCGCCTCCGTCGAGGTCAAGTGA
- the rplK gene encoding 50S ribosomal protein L11 gives MPPKKKKVTGLIKLQIQAGAANPAPPVGPALGQHGVNIMEFCKAYNAATESQRGMVVPVEITVYEDRSFTFVTKTPPAAKLILKAAGVEKGSGEPHKTKVAKITRDQVREIATTKMPDLNANDLDAAEKIIAGTARSMGITVEG, from the coding sequence ATGCCTCCCAAGAAGAAGAAGGTCACGGGGCTGATCAAGCTCCAGATCCAGGCCGGCGCCGCGAACCCGGCCCCGCCGGTCGGCCCCGCGCTGGGTCAGCACGGCGTCAACATCATGGAGTTCTGCAAGGCCTACAACGCCGCGACCGAGTCGCAGCGCGGCATGGTCGTGCCGGTGGAGATCACGGTCTACGAGGACCGCTCCTTCACCTTCGTGACCAAGACCCCGCCGGCCGCCAAGCTGATCCTCAAGGCCGCGGGCGTGGAGAAGGGCTCCGGCGAGCCGCACAAGACCAAGGTCGCCAAGATCACCCGCGACCAGGTGCGTGAGATCGCCACCACCAAGATGCCCGACCTGAACGCCAACGACCTGGACGCCGCCGAGAAGATCATCGCCGGCACCGCCCGCTCCATGGGCATCACGGTCGAGGGCTGA
- the rpoB gene encoding DNA-directed RNA polymerase subunit beta: MAASRNASTANTNNGASTAPLRISFAKIKEPLEVPNLLALQTESFDWLLGNAAWKARVEAALDSGQDVPTKSGLEEIFEEISPIEDFSGSMSLTFRDHRFEPPKNSIDECKERDFTYAAPLFVTAEFTNNETGEIKSQTVFMGDFPLMTDKGTFCINGTERVVVSQLVRSPGVYFDSSIDKTSDKDIFSVKVIPSRGAWLEMEIDKRDMVGVRIDRKRKQSVTVLLKALGWTTEQILEEFGEYESMRATLEKDHTQGQDDALLDIYRKLRPGEPPTREAAQTLLENLYFNPKRYDLAKVGRYKVNKKLGAAAPLDAGVLTVEDIIASIKYLVKLHAGETETVGDNGQSVVVETDDIDHFGNRRIRNVGELIQNQVRTGLARMERVVRERMTTQDVEAITPQTLINIRPVVASIKEFFGTSQLSQFMDQTNPLSGLTHKRRLNALGPGGLSRERAGFEVRDVHPSHYGRMCPIETPEGPNIGLIGSLASYGRVNAFGFIETPYRKVVEGVVTDEVHYLTADEEDRFVIAQANAPLTNDLHFAENRVLVRRRGGEVDYIPGDDVDYMDVSPRQMVSVATAMIPFLEHDDANRALMGSNMMRQAVPLIKAESPLVGTGMEYRCAVDAGDVIKAEKDGVVQEVSADYVTVANDDGTYTTYRVAKFSRSNQGTSFNQKVVVDEGARVIAGQVLADGPSTEDGEMALGKNLLVAFMPWEGHNYEDAIILSQRLVQDDVLSSIHIEEHEVDARDTKLGPEEITRDIPNVSEEVLADLDERGIIRIGAEVVAGDILVGKVTPKGETELTPEERLLRAIFGEKAREVRDTSLKVPHGEIGKVIGVRVFDREEGDELPPGVNQLVRVYVAQKRKITDGDKLAGRHGNKGVISKILPVEDMPFLEDGTPVDIILNPLGVPSRMNPGQVLEIHLGWLASRGWKVEGSEEWMQRLQAIGADEVQPGTNVATPVFDGAREDEIAGLFDSTIPNRDGDRLVQSSGKARLFDGRSGEPFPDPISVGYMYILKLHHLVDDKLHARSTGPYSMITQQPLGGKAQFGGQRFGEMEVWALEAYGAAYALQELLTIKSDDVTGRVKVYEAIVKGENIPEPGIPESFKVLIKEMQSLCLNVEVLSSDGMSIEMRDTDEDVFRAAEELGIDLSRREPSSVEEV, from the coding sequence TTGGCCGCCTCGCGCAACGCCTCGACTGCCAATACGAACAATGGCGCCAGCACCGCCCCGCTGCGCATCTCCTTTGCGAAGATCAAGGAGCCTCTCGAGGTTCCGAACCTCCTCGCGCTGCAGACCGAGAGCTTCGATTGGCTGCTCGGCAATGCCGCGTGGAAGGCTCGCGTCGAGGCTGCGCTGGACAGCGGTCAGGACGTCCCCACCAAGTCCGGTCTGGAAGAGATCTTCGAGGAGATCTCCCCGATCGAGGACTTCTCCGGGTCGATGTCCCTGACCTTCCGTGATCATCGTTTCGAGCCGCCGAAGAACTCGATCGACGAGTGCAAGGAGCGTGACTTCACCTACGCCGCTCCGCTCTTCGTCACGGCCGAGTTCACCAACAATGAGACCGGTGAGATCAAGTCCCAGACGGTCTTCATGGGCGACTTCCCGCTCATGACCGACAAGGGCACCTTCTGCATCAACGGCACCGAGCGTGTCGTCGTCTCGCAGCTGGTCCGCTCGCCGGGTGTCTACTTCGACTCCTCCATCGACAAGACGTCCGACAAGGACATCTTCTCGGTCAAGGTCATCCCCTCCCGTGGTGCCTGGCTGGAGATGGAGATCGACAAGCGCGACATGGTCGGTGTCCGCATCGACCGCAAGCGCAAGCAGTCCGTCACCGTCCTCCTGAAGGCGCTCGGCTGGACCACCGAGCAGATCCTCGAGGAGTTCGGCGAGTACGAGTCCATGCGCGCCACCCTGGAGAAGGACCACACCCAGGGCCAGGACGACGCGCTGCTCGACATCTACCGCAAGCTGCGCCCGGGCGAGCCCCCCACGCGGGAGGCCGCGCAGACGCTGCTGGAGAACCTCTACTTCAACCCGAAGCGCTACGACCTGGCGAAGGTCGGCCGCTACAAGGTCAACAAGAAGCTGGGCGCGGCCGCTCCGCTGGACGCGGGCGTGCTGACGGTCGAGGACATCATCGCCTCGATCAAGTACCTGGTGAAGCTGCACGCCGGTGAGACCGAGACCGTCGGGGACAACGGCCAGTCCGTGGTCGTCGAGACCGACGACATCGACCACTTCGGCAACCGCCGCATCCGTAACGTCGGCGAGCTGATCCAGAACCAGGTCCGCACGGGTCTGGCGCGTATGGAGCGCGTCGTCCGCGAGCGCATGACCACTCAGGACGTCGAGGCGATCACGCCGCAGACCCTGATCAACATCCGGCCGGTCGTCGCCTCCATCAAGGAGTTCTTCGGCACCAGCCAGCTGTCGCAGTTCATGGACCAGACGAACCCGCTGTCGGGTCTGACCCACAAGCGCCGTCTGAACGCGCTCGGCCCCGGTGGTCTGTCCCGTGAGCGGGCGGGCTTCGAGGTCCGTGACGTGCACCCCTCGCACTACGGCCGCATGTGCCCGATCGAGACGCCCGAAGGCCCGAACATCGGTCTGATCGGCTCGCTCGCCTCGTACGGCCGGGTCAACGCGTTCGGTTTCATCGAGACCCCGTACCGCAAGGTCGTCGAGGGTGTCGTCACCGACGAGGTGCACTACCTGACGGCCGACGAGGAGGACCGCTTCGTCATCGCGCAGGCCAACGCGCCGCTGACGAACGATCTGCACTTCGCCGAGAACCGCGTCCTGGTCCGCCGCCGTGGCGGTGAGGTCGACTACATCCCCGGCGACGACGTCGACTACATGGACGTCTCGCCGCGCCAGATGGTGTCGGTCGCGACCGCGATGATCCCGTTCCTGGAGCACGACGACGCCAACCGCGCGCTCATGGGCTCGAACATGATGCGCCAGGCCGTGCCGCTGATCAAGGCGGAGTCCCCGCTGGTCGGCACCGGCATGGAGTACCGCTGCGCGGTCGACGCCGGCGACGTCATCAAGGCCGAGAAGGACGGTGTCGTCCAGGAGGTCTCCGCCGACTACGTGACGGTGGCCAACGACGACGGCACCTACACCACCTACCGGGTGGCCAAGTTCTCCCGCTCCAACCAGGGCACCTCCTTCAACCAGAAGGTCGTCGTGGACGAGGGCGCGCGGGTGATCGCCGGCCAGGTGCTGGCCGACGGCCCGTCCACCGAGGACGGCGAGATGGCGCTCGGCAAGAACCTCCTGGTGGCGTTCATGCCGTGGGAGGGCCACAACTACGAGGACGCGATCATCCTCAGCCAGCGTCTGGTGCAGGACGACGTCCTCTCCTCGATCCACATCGAGGAGCACGAGGTCGACGCCCGGGACACCAAGCTGGGCCCCGAGGAGATCACCCGGGACATCCCGAACGTCTCCGAGGAGGTCCTGGCCGACCTCGACGAGCGCGGCATCATCCGCATCGGCGCCGAGGTCGTGGCCGGGGACATCCTGGTCGGCAAGGTCACCCCGAAGGGTGAGACCGAGCTGACCCCGGAGGAGCGCCTGCTGCGCGCGATCTTCGGTGAGAAGGCCCGTGAGGTCCGTGACACCTCGCTGAAGGTGCCGCACGGCGAGATCGGCAAGGTCATCGGCGTGCGCGTCTTCGACCGCGAGGAGGGCGACGAGCTGCCGCCGGGCGTGAACCAGCTGGTCCGCGTCTACGTGGCGCAGAAGCGCAAGATCACCGACGGTGACAAGCTCGCCGGCCGCCACGGCAACAAGGGCGTCATCTCCAAGATCCTTCCGGTCGAGGACATGCCGTTCCTGGAGGACGGCACCCCGGTCGACATCATCCTCAACCCGCTGGGTGTCCCGTCCCGAATGAACCCGGGGCAGGTCCTGGAGATCCACCTCGGCTGGCTGGCCTCCCGGGGCTGGAAGGTCGAGGGCTCCGAGGAGTGGATGCAGCGGCTCCAGGCGATCGGCGCGGACGAGGTCCAGCCCGGTACCAACGTCGCGACCCCGGTCTTCGACGGCGCCCGTGAGGACGAGATCGCCGGTCTCTTCGACTCGACGATTCCGAACCGCGACGGCGACCGCCTGGTCCAGTCGTCCGGTAAGGCCCGGCTGTTCGACGGCCGCTCCGGCGAGCCGTTCCCGGACCCGATCTCGGTCGGCTACATGTACATCCTCAAGCTGCACCACCTGGTGGACGACAAGCTGCACGCCCGGTCCACCGGTCCGTACTCGATGATCACCCAGCAGCCGCTGGGTGGTAAGGCTCAGTTCGGTGGCCAGCGCTTCGGCGAAATGGAGGTGTGGGCGCTGGAGGCTTACGGCGCCGCGTACGCCCTCCAGGAGCTGCTGACCATCAAGTCCGACGACGTGACCGGCCGCGTGAAGGTCTACGAGGCCATCGTCAAGGGCGAGAACATTCCCGAGCCCGGCATCCCCGAGTCCTTCAAGGTGCTCATCAAGGAGATGCAGTCCCTGTGCCTCAACGTGGAGGTGTTGTCGTCCGACGGCATGTCCATCGAGATGCGCGACACCGACGAGGACGTCTTCCGCGCTGCGGAGGAGCTCGGTATCGACCTGTCCCGGCGCGAGCCGAGCAGCGTCGAAGAGGTCTGA
- a CDS encoding DNA-directed RNA polymerase subunit beta' produces MLDVNFFDELRIGLATADDIRQWSHGEVKKPETINYRTLKPEKDGLFCEKIFGPTRDWECYCGKYKRVRFKGIICERCGVEVTRAKVRRERMGHIELAAPVTHIWYFKGVPSRLGYLLDLAPKDLEKVIYFAAYMITWVDEERRTRDLPSLEAHVSVERQQIEQRRDADLEARAKKLEADLAELEAEGAKADVRRKVREGAEREMKQLRDRAQREIDRLDEVWNRFKNLKVQDLEGDELLYRELRDRFGTYFMGGMGAAALQKRLESFDLDEEAEKLREIIRTGKGQKKTRALKRLKVVSAFLQTRNSPNGMVLDCIPVIPPDLRPMVQLDGGRFATSDLNDLYRRVINRNNRLKRLLDLGAPEIIVNNEKRMLQEAVDALFDNGRRGRPVTGPGNRPLKSLSDMLKGKQGRFRQNLLGKRVDYSARSVIVVGPQLKLHQCGLPKAMALELFKPFVMKRLVDLNHAQNIKSAKRMVERGRTVVYDVLEEVIAEHPVLLNRAPTLHRLGIQAFEPQLVEGKAIQIHPLVCTAFNADFDGDQMAVHLPLSAEAQAEARILMLSSNNILKPADGRPVTMPTQDMVLGLFFLTTDEEEREVVGEGRSFGSTAEAIMAFDARELSLQAKIDIRFPIGTVPPRGWTPPVPEEGEPAWQPGDSFRLRTTLGRALFNELLPEDYPFVDYSVGKKQLSEIVNDLAERYPKVIVAATLDNLKAAGFHWATRSGVTVAISDVVVPEAKKAIIEGYEAQDEKVQKQYERGLITKDERTQELIAIWTKATNEVAEAMNANFPKTNPIFMMVNSGARGNMMQMRQIAGMRGLVSNAKNETIPRPIKASFREGLSVLEYFISTHGARKGLADTALRTADSGYLTRRLVDVSQDVIIREEDCGTDRGLKLAIATTGADGVLRKTEDVETSVYARCLAEDIVVDGKVLAPAGTDLGDVLIDELVRHNVETVKTRSVLTCESAVGTCAMCYGRSLATGKLVDIGEAVGIIAAQSIGEPGTQLTMRTFHTGGVAGDDITQGLPRVVELFEARTPKGVAPISEAAGRVRIEETEKTKKLVVTPDDGSDETAYGVSKRSRLLVGEGDHVEVGQPLTVGAVNPHDVLRILGQRAVQVHLVGEVQKVYNSQGVSIHDKHIEIIIRQMLRRVTIIESGDAELLPGELVERSRFEGENRRVVQEGGHPASGRPQLMGITKASLATESWLSAASFQETTRVLTDAAINAKSDSLIGLKENVIIGKLIPAGTGLSRYRNIRVEPTEEAKAAMYSAVGYDDIDYSPFGTGSGQAVPLEDYDYGPYNQ; encoded by the coding sequence GTGCTCGACGTCAACTTCTTCGACGAGCTGCGGATCGGCCTCGCCACTGCTGACGACATCCGTCAGTGGTCCCACGGTGAGGTCAAGAAGCCGGAGACCATCAACTACCGCACCCTCAAGCCCGAAAAGGACGGACTCTTCTGCGAGAAGATCTTCGGTCCGACCCGGGACTGGGAGTGCTACTGCGGGAAGTACAAGCGCGTCCGCTTCAAGGGCATCATCTGTGAGCGCTGCGGTGTCGAGGTCACCCGCGCCAAGGTGCGCCGTGAGCGGATGGGCCACATTGAGCTGGCCGCTCCCGTCACCCACATCTGGTACTTCAAGGGCGTGCCCAGCCGTCTGGGCTACCTGCTCGACCTCGCCCCGAAGGACCTCGAGAAGGTCATCTACTTCGCCGCCTACATGATCACGTGGGTGGACGAGGAGCGCCGCACGCGCGATCTGCCCTCGCTGGAGGCCCATGTCTCCGTCGAGCGCCAGCAGATCGAGCAGCGCCGCGACGCGGACCTCGAGGCCCGCGCCAAGAAGCTGGAGGCGGATCTCGCCGAGCTCGAGGCCGAGGGTGCCAAGGCCGATGTGCGCCGCAAGGTGCGCGAGGGCGCCGAGCGCGAGATGAAGCAGCTGCGCGACCGCGCCCAGCGCGAGATCGACCGTCTCGACGAGGTGTGGAACCGCTTCAAGAACCTCAAGGTCCAGGACCTGGAGGGCGATGAGCTGCTCTACCGCGAGCTGCGTGACCGCTTCGGCACGTACTTCATGGGCGGCATGGGCGCCGCGGCGCTCCAGAAGCGCCTGGAGTCCTTCGACCTCGACGAGGAGGCCGAGAAGCTCCGCGAGATCATCCGGACCGGCAAGGGCCAGAAGAAGACCCGTGCGCTCAAGCGCCTGAAGGTCGTCTCCGCCTTCCTCCAGACCCGGAACAGCCCCAACGGCATGGTGCTGGACTGCATCCCGGTGATCCCGCCGGACCTGCGTCCGATGGTGCAGCTGGACGGTGGCCGCTTCGCGACCTCCGACCTGAACGACCTGTACCGCCGTGTGATCAACCGGAACAACCGGCTGAAGAGGCTCCTGGACCTCGGTGCCCCCGAGATCATCGTCAACAACGAGAAGCGCATGCTTCAGGAGGCTGTTGACGCCCTCTTCGACAACGGCCGCCGTGGCCGTCCGGTCACCGGCCCCGGTAACCGTCCGCTGAAGTCCCTCAGCGACATGCTGAAGGGCAAGCAGGGCCGGTTCCGTCAGAACCTGCTCGGTAAGCGCGTCGACTACTCGGCCCGTTCGGTCATCGTCGTCGGCCCGCAGCTCAAGCTGCACCAGTGCGGTCTGCCCAAGGCCATGGCGCTGGAGCTCTTCAAGCCGTTCGTGATGAAGCGCCTGGTGGACCTGAACCACGCGCAGAACATCAAGTCGGCCAAGCGCATGGTCGAGCGCGGCCGCACGGTCGTGTACGACGTGCTCGAAGAGGTCATCGCCGAGCACCCGGTGCTGCTGAACCGTGCGCCCACCCTGCACCGCCTCGGTATCCAGGCGTTCGAGCCGCAGCTGGTCGAGGGCAAGGCCATTCAGATTCACCCGCTCGTGTGCACCGCGTTCAACGCGGACTTCGACGGTGACCAGATGGCCGTGCACCTGCCGCTGTCCGCGGAGGCGCAGGCCGAGGCCCGCATCCTGATGCTGTCCTCGAACAACATCCTCAAGCCGGCCGACGGCCGTCCGGTGACCATGCCGACCCAGGACATGGTGCTGGGCCTGTTCTTCCTCACCACCGATGAGGAGGAGCGCGAGGTCGTCGGTGAGGGCCGTTCCTTCGGCTCCACCGCCGAGGCGATCATGGCGTTCGATGCCCGGGAGCTCTCGCTCCAGGCGAAGATCGACATCCGCTTCCCGATCGGCACCGTCCCGCCCCGCGGCTGGACCCCGCCGGTGCCGGAGGAGGGCGAGCCCGCCTGGCAGCCCGGTGACAGCTTCCGGCTGCGCACCACGCTGGGCCGCGCGCTCTTCAACGAGCTGCTGCCCGAGGACTACCCGTTCGTCGACTACTCGGTGGGCAAGAAGCAGCTCTCCGAGATCGTCAACGACCTCGCCGAGCGCTACCCCAAGGTCATCGTCGCGGCGACGCTGGACAACCTGAAGGCGGCCGGTTTCCACTGGGCCACCCGCTCCGGTGTCACCGTCGCCATCTCCGACGTGGTCGTGCCCGAGGCCAAGAAGGCCATCATCGAGGGCTACGAGGCGCAGGACGAGAAGGTCCAGAAGCAGTACGAGCGCGGTCTGATCACCAAGGACGAGCGCACCCAGGAGCTGATCGCGATCTGGACCAAGGCGACCAACGAGGTCGCCGAGGCGATGAACGCGAACTTCCCGAAGACCAACCCGATCTTCATGATGGTCAACTCGGGCGCGCGCGGAAACATGATGCAGATGCGTCAGATCGCCGGTATGCGTGGTCTGGTGTCCAACGCGAAGAACGAGACCATCCCGCGGCCCATCAAGGCGTCGTTCCGTGAGGGTCTCTCCGTGCTGGAGTACTTCATCTCCACCCACGGTGCCCGTAAGGGTCTCGCCGACACCGCCCTGCGTACCGCCGACTCGGGTTACCTGACCCGTCGTCTGGTGGACGTCTCGCAGGACGTGATCATCCGCGAGGAGGACTGCGGCACCGACCGCGGCCTCAAGCTGGCGATCGCGACCACGGGCGCGGACGGCGTGCTCCGCAAGACGGAGGACGTCGAGACCAGCGTGTACGCGCGCTGCCTCGCCGAGGACATCGTCGTGGACGGGAAGGTCCTGGCCCCGGCCGGCACCGACCTGGGCGATGTGCTCATCGACGAGCTGGTCCGCCACAACGTGGAGACGGTCAAGACCCGCTCGGTGCTCACCTGCGAGTCCGCCGTCGGCACCTGCGCCATGTGCTACGGCCGCTCGCTGGCGACCGGCAAGTTGGTGGACATCGGCGAGGCGGTCGGCATCATCGCCGCCCAGTCCATCGGTGAGCCCGGCACCCAGCTGACGATGCGTACCTTCCACACCGGTGGTGTGGCCGGTGACGACATCACCCAGGGTCTGCCGCGTGTCGTCGAGCTCTTCGAGGCCCGTACGCCCAAGGGCGTCGCCCCGATCTCGGAGGCGGCCGGCCGCGTCCGGATCGAGGAGACCGAGAAGACCAAGAAGCTCGTCGTCACCCCGGACGACGGTTCCGACGAGACGGCCTACGGCGTCTCCAAGCGGTCCCGTCTGCTGGTGGGCGAGGGCGACCACGTCGAGGTCGGCCAGCCGCTGACCGTGGGTGCCGTCAACCCGCACGACGTGCTGCGCATCCTCGGCCAGCGCGCCGTCCAGGTGCACCTGGTGGGCGAGGTCCAGAAGGTCTACAACTCGCAGGGTGTGTCGATCCACGACAAGCACATCGAGATCATCATCCGGCAGATGCTGCGCCGTGTGACGATCATCGAGTCCGGCGACGCGGAGCTGCTGCCGGGCGAGCTCGTGGAGCGCTCGCGCTTCGAGGGTGAGAACCGTCGTGTGGTCCAGGAAGGCGGCCACCCGGCCTCCGGCCGTCCGCAGCTGATGGGTATCACCAAGGCCTCGCTGGCGACCGAGTCCTGGCTGTCGGCGGCGTCCTTCCAGGAGACGACCCGGGTGCTCACCGACGCGGCGATCAACGCCAAGTCGGACTCCCTGATCGGCCTCAAGGAGAACGTGATCATCGGTAAGCTCATCCCGGCCGGTACGGGCCTGTCCCGCTACCGCAACATCCGGGTCGAGCCGACCGAGGAGGCGAAGGCCGCGATGTACTCGGCCGTCGGCTACGACGACATCGACTACTCGCCCTTCGGCACGGGCTCCGGCCAGGCGGTTCCGCTGGAGGACTACGACTACGGTCCGTACAACCAGTAG
- the rplA gene encoding 50S ribosomal protein L1: MSKRSKTLRAADAKIDRERAYAPLEAVRLAKDTSTTKFDATVEVAMRLGVDPRKADQMVRGTVNLPHGTGKTARVLVFATGDRAAAAEAAGADIVGSDELIDEVSKGRLDFDAVVATPDLMGKVGRLGRVLGPRGLMPNPKTGTVTPDVAKAVTDIKGGKIEFRVDKHSNLHFIIGKLSFDETKLVENYAAALEEINRLKPSAAKGRYIKKATLTTTMGPGIPLDANRTRNLLVEEDAI, from the coding sequence GTGAGCAAGCGCAGCAAGACCCTCCGCGCTGCGGACGCCAAGATCGACCGGGAGCGCGCATACGCCCCGCTCGAGGCCGTCCGGCTGGCGAAGGACACCTCCACCACCAAGTTCGACGCGACCGTCGAGGTCGCCATGCGCCTGGGCGTCGACCCGCGCAAGGCCGACCAGATGGTCCGTGGCACCGTGAACCTGCCGCACGGCACCGGTAAGACCGCCCGGGTCCTGGTCTTCGCGACCGGTGACCGTGCTGCGGCCGCGGAGGCCGCGGGCGCCGACATCGTCGGCTCCGACGAGCTCATCGACGAGGTGTCCAAGGGCCGCCTGGACTTCGACGCCGTCGTCGCCACCCCGGACCTCATGGGCAAGGTCGGCCGCCTCGGCCGGGTGCTCGGTCCGCGTGGTCTGATGCCGAACCCGAAGACCGGCACCGTCACCCCGGACGTGGCCAAGGCCGTCACGGACATCAAGGGCGGCAAGATCGAGTTCCGCGTCGACAAGCACTCGAACCTGCACTTCATCATCGGCAAGCTCTCGTTCGACGAGACGAAGCTGGTGGAGAACTACGCCGCGGCGCTCGAGGAGATCAACCGTCTCAAGCCGTCCGCCGCCAAGGGCCGCTACATCAAGAAGGCGACCCTGACCACCACGATGGGCCCCGGCATCCCGCTGGACGCCAACCGCACCCGCAACCTGCTGGTCGAGGAAGACGCCATCTGA
- the rplJ gene encoding 50S ribosomal protein L10: MASPDKVAAVDEMREKFRNSNAALVTAYTGLTVAQLKELRRSLGENAQYRVVKNTLTKIAANEAGINQLDDLFAGSSAVAFVTGDPVEAAKGLRDFAKDNPALVIKGGVLDGKALSADEIKKLADLESREVLLAKLAGAMKAKQSQAAALFQAPLSKFVRTAEALRQKQAEQGGADTPAPAEAEAAE; the protein is encoded by the coding sequence ATGGCGAGTCCTGACAAGGTCGCAGCCGTCGACGAGATGCGGGAGAAGTTCCGCAACTCCAACGCGGCGCTCGTAACCGCGTACACCGGTCTCACCGTCGCGCAGCTGAAGGAGCTGCGCCGTTCGCTCGGTGAGAACGCTCAGTACCGTGTGGTGAAGAACACGCTGACCAAGATCGCGGCCAACGAGGCCGGGATCAACCAGCTCGACGACCTGTTCGCGGGTTCGTCGGCCGTCGCCTTCGTGACCGGTGACCCGGTCGAGGCGGCGAAGGGTCTCCGTGACTTCGCCAAGGACAACCCCGCTCTCGTGATCAAGGGCGGTGTCCTTGACGGCAAGGCGCTGTCCGCCGACGAGATCAAGAAGCTCGCGGACCTCGAGTCCCGTGAGGTGCTGCTCGCCAAGCTGGCGGGTGCGATGAAGGCCAAGCAGTCCCAGGCTGCCGCGCTCTTCCAGGCCCCGCTGTCGAAGTTCGTCCGGACCGCCGAGGCGCTCCGGCAGAAGCAGGCCGAGCAGGGCGGTGCCGACACCCCGGCTCCCGCCGAGGCCGAGGCCGCCGAGTAA